Proteins from a single region of Halorubrum sp. 2020YC2:
- a CDS encoding RNA-guided endonuclease TnpB family protein, protein MADDYVRRTAITRLSVDDEQRELLEETISEWKRGCQLATDMAWGKCNAKSDVQPLAYDDVREETDLGSQHAILATHQAAQAITGCLERRSNGKQASKPTFTAPTVTYDTRTMTLFDDDTVSLSTTESRVRCDLALPEAEDGYQRQYLDADHWSVTESTLTARDSDYFLHIGFRRPNTDTERDTAEDGTVLGVDLGIENLAVTSTARFINGRELSHNLREFEKVRAGLQQTGTRSAHRTLEQSSGRERRYVRDVVHQASNAIVDEALRYECDVIAFEDLTDIRDRTGASWGHKWAFRTLYEQVAYKAETVGISVKQVGSAYTSQRCAECGFTADENRRTRTKFRCVKCGSEANADYNAAKNIGMRYVRRGQQSSRRTGDSQLALKSGTVTPSGGFTAHPDGFEAEFTDKPLPQRANPSG, encoded by the coding sequence GTGGCAGACGACTACGTGCGTCGGACGGCAATCACTCGCCTCTCGGTAGACGATGAGCAACGCGAGTTGCTTGAGGAAACCATCTCCGAGTGGAAGCGTGGGTGCCAACTCGCCACGGACATGGCGTGGGGGAAGTGTAACGCCAAGAGCGACGTACAACCCCTCGCCTACGACGACGTGCGCGAAGAAACCGACCTCGGGAGTCAGCACGCGATCCTCGCCACCCACCAAGCCGCCCAAGCCATCACCGGCTGTCTCGAACGCCGCTCGAACGGCAAACAGGCCAGCAAACCCACGTTCACCGCACCCACGGTAACGTACGACACTCGAACGATGACGCTGTTCGATGACGATACAGTGTCACTCTCCACGACGGAGAGTCGCGTTCGATGTGACCTTGCGCTCCCTGAAGCCGAGGATGGCTACCAACGGCAGTACCTCGACGCCGACCACTGGAGCGTCACGGAAAGCACACTCACCGCTCGTGACAGCGACTACTTTTTACACATCGGCTTCCGTCGACCCAATACCGATACTGAGCGAGACACCGCCGAGGACGGAACGGTTCTCGGGGTCGACCTCGGTATTGAAAACCTCGCCGTCACCAGCACAGCACGATTCATTAATGGGCGCGAACTCTCACACAACCTCCGCGAGTTCGAGAAAGTCCGTGCAGGACTCCAACAGACAGGTACGCGAAGCGCCCATAGAACGCTCGAACAATCAAGTGGACGCGAACGACGATACGTTCGTGACGTGGTTCACCAAGCGTCGAACGCGATCGTGGATGAAGCACTTCGATACGAGTGCGACGTTATCGCGTTCGAGGACTTGACTGACATCCGCGACCGAACGGGTGCGTCGTGGGGGCACAAGTGGGCGTTCCGAACGCTGTACGAGCAAGTGGCGTACAAAGCCGAAACAGTCGGCATCTCTGTGAAGCAAGTGGGTTCGGCGTACACGTCGCAACGGTGCGCCGAGTGTGGATTCACGGCAGACGAGAATCGCCGAACTCGCACGAAGTTCCGGTGCGTGAAGTGTGGGTCGGAAGCGAACGCGGATTACAATGCGGCGAAGAACATCGGGATGCGGTACGTCCGTCGAGGCCAACAGTCGTCTCGGCGGACGGGCGACAGTCAACTCGCCCTAAAGTCTGGAACGGTGACGCCGAGTGGCGGATTCACCGCCCACCCGGACGGGTTCGAGGCTGAGTTCACGGACAAGCCCCTCCCTCAACGAGCGAACCCGTCAGGGTGA